The DNA window CGATGTTGCCGCCAGCATCGAACTGCAGTGCGCCGACGCCACCGTCGGGTCCGGCAACCTCGCTGTTGGACACGTAAACCCAGCCACCATCTTCGGTGGCGAAGCAGGCGCCGCCGTCCGGCGCCTCGTGCCAGTTGTAGCCGTTGAGGCCGAGAGGTTCGAAGCGGCCGGTCAGCGGATTGCTGAGATTCCGGGCCACCGCGCGCAGAGCGAAGCCTTCCGGGATGTACACCCCGTCGATTCCGGAATCCACCAAGGGCCCGACCTTGGACAGAGGCCCCGGAGCGATCGTGAACTCGGATTGTGGGCCCAGTGGTTCGCCGCCGCCGGAATCCAAAGCGCCGCCGCTTCCGGAGCCGCTGCAGGCCTTGAGCCAGGGCGTCAGCGAAACGGCGCCCGCCGTCCAGAATGCTTGCTGCAGAAAACGACGACGACTGCTGCGACCAGCCGATGAGTGTACCGACATGTGTGTGCTTCCCCGGAAAAAAGGCGAAGCATCGCAGCCTTGTTTTGCGTGGCGATGACAGCCGCCACGCGGCGGGCCTCAGAACATCTCGGTCTGATCGCTCGCGCCGACTTTTTCGCCGACCGCGGGCGCTTCACGCGACGCGATCCACTCGCCGGTGATCATCTGGTCATAGGTCGCACCCGGTCCGACCATCGGATAGACCAGGGCGTCCGGATCGATGATGACTTCGAGAAACGCCGGACCGTCGAATTCGATGAACTCGCGAATCACGCGCGGCAGATCCTCTCTGCGGTCGAGGCGCACGGCGTAGTCATAACCGTCGGCCTGGGCCGCCTTGACGAAGTCCTTCTTGTGCAGCGACTTGTCGGTGGCCGAGAAACGGCTCTTGAAGAACAGTTTCTGCCACTGGCGCACCATGCCGTCGCCGAAATTGTTGAGCACCACGACCTTGACCGGCAGGTTGTAGGTGGTCACCGTTTCGAGCTCGCCGATGTTCATGCGAATGCTGGCGTCGCCGTCGATATCGATGACCACGCGATTCTGGCCGGCGAAGGCCGCGCCGATCGCGGCCGGCAGGCCGAAGCCCATGGTACCCATCGATCCCGAGGTCAGCCACAGACGCGGTTCGCGAAAATCGAAATACTGGGCGGCCCACATCTGGTGTTGTCCCACGCCGGTGGCGATGATCGCCTCGCCGCCGGTCAGGCGATTGATCTCCTCGATCACGGCGTAGGGCTGGATCAGGGCGGATTCGCGGTCGTAGTTCATCGCGTGGCGCGTCTTGAGCTCGGCGAGGTGCCGGTGCCAGGCCGACCAGTCACGCGCGAAGCCGATGTCCTTGCCGTGTTCCGTGAGTTTGCGCAGCGCCGCCGGCAGCAGGCCGACGTGATGCCAGTCGACGCGCTTGACCTTGTTGATCTCGGCGGCGTCGATGTCCAGGTGCGCGATGAACTTGGCGCCGTGCGCAAACTGGTCGGGCTTGGTGGCCACCCGGTCGTCGAAGCGGCTGCCGACGGCGATGATGCAATCGGCGTCCTCGACAGCGTAATTGGCGTAGGCGCGGCCGTGCATGCCGAGCATATGCATCGAGCGTTCGGCGGTGGTGTCGTAGGCACCCAGGCCCATCAGCGTCATCGTCACCGGAATGCCGAAACCGTCCGCGAACTCACGCAGCGCCTGCGCCGCGCCGGCATTGATCGCGCCGCCGCCGACGTAGAGCAGGGGCCGTTCGGCGCGCGACAGCAAATCGAAGAAGCTCGTGCACTTGGATTCCGGAACCGGCGAGGCCTCCAGCGCACGCAGGCGGGCACGAAAGCCCGGCACCGGCAGCACGCCTTCGCCGGAGTAGGGCCCCATCCAGTTCTGCACATCCTTGGGCACGTCGACCACGACCGGCCCCGGGCGGCCCGAACGGGCGATCTCGAACGCGGTGCGTACCGTCGCTTCGAGCTGGCTCGGGTCCGTGACCAGAAACACATGCTTGGCGCAGGCACCCATGATGTTGGTGACCGGTGCTTCCTGGAACGCATCCGTGCCGATCGCGGACGTCGGCACCTGACCGCAGATCACCACGATGGGGATCGAGTCGGCCATGCAATCGCGCACCGGGGTCACGCAGTTGGTGGCGCCGGGGCCGGAGGTGACCAGTGCCACGCCGACCTTGCCGGAAGCGCGTGCGTAGCCGGATGCCATGAAGCCGGCGCCCTGTTCGTTGGCCGGCACGATCAGCGGCATGCGCTCGTCGTGCAGCTGGTTGTAGCGAAAGATTGCGTCGTAGGTGGGCAGAATCGCGCCGCCGGAATAGCCAAATACCGCGTCGACGCCCTCGTCTTCCAGTACCTGGACGATGATGTCCGCGCCGGACAGTCGTTGGCCGGCGAGGCGATGGCGTAGCGGTGAAAGCGGAGCTTGGGTCATGGCGACATCTTCTGCGGTATCGAACCGGGCGGCTTGCCGAACACGCTGCCCGGTCTGGGTTGAATCACCCGGTTCGAGCAGCCAAGGTCCGCAATAGCGGCCTTCCGGAACAAAAAAAGGGTGCGAAGATTAGCGCTGTTGCGTCGCCGATGCCATGCGGAGCCGCAGTTTGAGGGATACGAGACCCGCTCAGCGTCCCCAGCCGAGCTTGTGGCTGAGCTTGGAAAGCACGCTGCGCTGCTCCGGCATGCGCCCGACACCGCTTTCGGTCAGCTCGATGTCGAAGTGTTCATCGGCGCCATGGAACCGCACGATTCCTGCCTTGTAGGCCAGATCCAGGGCGTGCAGCAGCGCATTGTCGTCGAGCCCGGTGCCGTGCCAGCGGCTTTTCATTGCCGAGTAGCCGATCCGGCTTCCGGAGAAACGCTGCGGGCCTTCGAATGCGCCGGAAATCAGGTCGCGCAGTTCCGAATCAGGAACGTGCGGCCCCGGCTGAGTGATTTCCGGCGCACATTCCAGGAGTCGCGCCGGGGTCAGCGGGCCGCGGATGAACTCGGCACCGCCTTCGCCGAGCTCCCAGTAAACATCCATTCCGCGAATGCGGTGGCGCAGGTATTCGTCGCGCAGCAGGACATCGAATGCGGTCCGCAGGTCGCCGGCGCGCAGCCCGGTTTCCTGCCAGTAACGCGACACCGTGACGCCGATCAGCAGTTCACCCTTCTTGAGCTTGAGATCGCGGAAGATCGACAGCACCTGGTTGCGGAGCGCGATCTCGCTCAACGTCAGCCCGCGGCCAATGAACACGGTGGGGCGGATGTCGGGCTCGGCCACCGGCGCCGCTTCGGTGTCGATCGCGGGCGGCGCACTGGTGGAAAAGCGGGTCGCGGAGAGCAACCGCCGGTAGCCATCCGGACTCAGACGCAGATGCGGCGGCGTCAGCCCGGGCGCCAATTCCACCCATTGCTCCTGGATCAACTGCGCGAGCAGATCGGCCAAACGCTGATCGTCCTGTTCGGTGCGTCGCCAGCGTTCGCGCAGCAAGTGCAGCGGAGCGCCCATCGACAGGCTCACGCAGTGCGCGTCCAGCCATTCGAGCAGCTCGTCGCACTGCTGTTCACCGACCAGGATTCTCGGCTGCATCGCACTCTCCCCCTATCCGGACTTACTGATAACGTGCCGACAGGCGCAGTGCAAGCCTGAGTGCTCGCCGCTTTACGTAAACTCGCGCTTTGTCGGATAGCCCCACGAGTTTGCATGGATTTCGGAATTGGCGAGAGCTACGCGCTGGCCAGCGCCTTGGCCTGGGCGGTGGCAGTGATTCTGTTCAAGCGCTCCGGCGAGCAGTTGCCGCCGTTCGAACTGAACCTGGTCAAGAACCTGCTCGCGACCGTGCTACTGGCGGTGACCGTGTGGCTGCTCGCGGGTGCCCAGCTGCCGCGCCTCGGCCCGGCCGACATCGGCCTGACGGTGGCCTCGGGCGTGCTGGGTATCGCGGTGGGCGACACCCTGTATTTCCGCGCACTCAAGCTGCTGGGCGCGAGCCGCATGGGCGTGGCGCAGACGCTGTACTCGCCGTGCGTGATCCTGTTGTCGGTGATGTTTCTCGGCGAGCGCCTTTACTGGTGGCAGGTCGGCGGCGTGGCGCTGGTGTTCGGCGGTATCCTGCTGGTCGGCTATGTCGGCAAGGGCATCAGTATCGCGCGTTCGACCCTGGTGCTGGGCTTCACGCTGGCCGCAGCCTCGGTGTTCATGATGGCGCTGGGCATCGTTCTGGCGAAGCCCTTGCTGGTGCAGCATGACTTCCTGTGGATCGTGTTCCTGCGCACTGCGGCCGGCTTGCTGGGCATGCTGCTGCTGGTGGCCTGGCGTCGCCAATGGCGTTCACTGTGGCAGACCTATCGCGGCGTGCGGCGCTGGCCGGTGATCGTGGCCGGGGCCGTGTGTGGAACCTACCTGGCGATGATCTTCTGGCTGGCAGGCTACAAGTACACGGACATGTCGGTGGCCGCGGTGCTCAACGAGCTGGCGGCGGTCTTCATCCTGGTCCTGGCCGTGATCTTCCTGCGAGAGAAGGTCGGGCGTCGACAGATACTGGGTACTCTGCTGGCGATGCTCGGCGTGGCGCTGGTGGTCGCACGGCCCTCGGCGTGATTGCGCGCACGAATCTCGCTTCAGGACGAGCAGCTCACCTCGATGTGCTGCGCCCAGGCCGGCGGTTCGGCGAAGTAGCGTTCCATGTCCGGCTGTTCGTCATAGGGTCGCGCCAGCAGACGCATCAGGCGATCGATTTCGGTGGCGTCGCCTTGCTGTGCCTGTTCGATCGCGCCTTGCGCCATCCAGTTGCGCAACACGTATTTCGGGTTGACGGCGTTCATGTTCTGCCGGCGCTGCGCATCGTCCGAATGCTCGCGCCGCAAGCGTGCGCGATAGTCGTCCAGCCAGGCGTCGAAGGCTTCGAGATCGCCGACGTAGTCGCGCAGCCGCGGCGCCGCATCGGTGGCGCTTTCGAGTTCCGAGAGCATGCGGAAACTGCGTGTGAAGTCGGCACGCGAACGGTGCATGATCGTCAGCAGGCGGTTGATCAGCTCGGGATCGTCGCTTTCTTCGGCGACCAGGCCCAGTTTGGCGCGCCAGCGCCGTGTCACCGCCTCGGTATAGGTCGGCGGGAAAGCATCGAGTATCGCCTGCGCGATCTCCACGGCCTGTTCGGGAACCTCATGCAACAAGGGCAGGCAGGCCTGCAGCAGGCGTGAACAGTTCCAGTGCCCGACTTCCGGCTGGCGATCGTAGGCGTAGCGGCCGCCCTCGTCCGTGTGATTGCAGATGTGGTGGGCGTCGAAGGCGTCCAGAAAACCATATGGGCCGTAGTCCAGGGTAAGGCCGAGCACCGAGAAGTTGTCGGTGTTCATCACGCCATGGCAGAAGCCCACGGTCTGCCATTGCGCCATCAGCCGCGCGCTGCGTTCCACAACGATGCGCAGCCAGGCGGCGTGGCGCTGCGGGTGTTCGAAGAGTTCCGGAAAATGCTGTTCGATCACCTGATCGGCGAGCGGCGCCAGTGCTTCGTGGCGACCTTGGTAGTAGAAGAACTCGAATTGTCCGAAGCGCACGTGGCAGGGCGCGACGCGGCTGATCACGGCGGCGGATTCGATGGTCTCGCGTCGCAGCGGCAGGCTGGAGCCGACCAGGCTGAGCGCGCGGGTGCTGGGGATACCCAGATGATGCAGCGCGCTGCCGGCGAGGTATTCGCGGATGCTGGATCGCAGTACCGCGCGCCCGTCGGCAAAACGTGAATAGGGCGTGGGGCCGGCGCCCTTGAGCTGAATATCCTGCCAGCGCCCCTGGGTATCCTGAACCTGGGCCAGCAGAATCGCGCGACCGTCTCCGAGCTGCGGTACGAATACGCCGAACTGGTGCCCGGCGTAGACCGTGGCGATTTCGCAGCCGCCGGACAAGCGCGCATTGCCGGACATCAGCGCCAGAAATTCGGGGCTATCCAGTGAATCGGGGCTCAGCCCGAGTTCCGCCGCCAGGTCCCGATTGACATGCAGCAGTCTGGCGTCCGGCAGCGGTTCCGGTTCGACCCGGGAAAAATAGTCCTCGCCCAGCGTGACAAAGCGGTTCTGCGGATTCAGGCCGGGCAGGGTGATGTCGGGTCGCAGCGGGCTACGCTCGTCGCGGGGATCGTCAGGGCGCACGTTGTTCCGTGTTTGCGTCGGAACCCACGATCAGACGCGCGCCGCGCTTGTGAGTCAAGTAGTGGATCGACCATTGGTAGGCGACCGGCATGCGATTGCGCGCACCGATCAGGAAGTCGATGTGGGCAACGCACCACGGCAGCCAGGCGAACGTACCCTTCATGCGGATGCGCCCGAAATCGATCACGGCGGCACGTCGGCCGCCCAGATCACGGTTCGCGCCTCCACGCGAACGTCGCCGATATCCGTACCGCGTGCGTCGCAGTTGGCGACCAGGGCGTTGAGCATCACTTCCACACCCATCTTTACGGGCGAACGCTGAGTGAATGTCGACAGGGATTCCGGAAACGGCGGCAGTATGCGCGGGCCGCCTTCGAGCAGCACGATGCGTGCGTCGCGCGGC is part of the Banduia mediterranea genome and encodes:
- the ilvB gene encoding biosynthetic-type acetolactate synthase large subunit, with product MTQAPLSPLRHRLAGQRLSGADIIVQVLEDEGVDAVFGYSGGAILPTYDAIFRYNQLHDERMPLIVPANEQGAGFMASGYARASGKVGVALVTSGPGATNCVTPVRDCMADSIPIVVICGQVPTSAIGTDAFQEAPVTNIMGACAKHVFLVTDPSQLEATVRTAFEIARSGRPGPVVVDVPKDVQNWMGPYSGEGVLPVPGFRARLRALEASPVPESKCTSFFDLLSRAERPLLYVGGGAINAGAAQALREFADGFGIPVTMTLMGLGAYDTTAERSMHMLGMHGRAYANYAVEDADCIIAVGSRFDDRVATKPDQFAHGAKFIAHLDIDAAEINKVKRVDWHHVGLLPAALRKLTEHGKDIGFARDWSAWHRHLAELKTRHAMNYDRESALIQPYAVIEEINRLTGGEAIIATGVGQHQMWAAQYFDFREPRLWLTSGSMGTMGFGLPAAIGAAFAGQNRVVIDIDGDASIRMNIGELETVTTYNLPVKVVVLNNFGDGMVRQWQKLFFKSRFSATDKSLHKKDFVKAAQADGYDYAVRLDRREDLPRVIREFIEFDGPAFLEVIIDPDALVYPMVGPGATYDQMITGEWIASREAPAVGEKVGASDQTEMF
- a CDS encoding DMT family transporter, with translation MDFGIGESYALASALAWAVAVILFKRSGEQLPPFELNLVKNLLATVLLAVTVWLLAGAQLPRLGPADIGLTVASGVLGIAVGDTLYFRALKLLGASRMGVAQTLYSPCVILLSVMFLGERLYWWQVGGVALVFGGILLVGYVGKGISIARSTLVLGFTLAAASVFMMALGIVLAKPLLVQHDFLWIVFLRTAAGLLGMLLLVAWRRQWRSLWQTYRGVRRWPVIVAGAVCGTYLAMIFWLAGYKYTDMSVAAVLNELAAVFILVLAVIFLREKVGRRQILGTLLAMLGVALVVARPSA
- a CDS encoding protein adenylyltransferase SelO gives rise to the protein MRPDDPRDERSPLRPDITLPGLNPQNRFVTLGEDYFSRVEPEPLPDARLLHVNRDLAAELGLSPDSLDSPEFLALMSGNARLSGGCEIATVYAGHQFGVFVPQLGDGRAILLAQVQDTQGRWQDIQLKGAGPTPYSRFADGRAVLRSSIREYLAGSALHHLGIPSTRALSLVGSSLPLRRETIESAAVISRVAPCHVRFGQFEFFYYQGRHEALAPLADQVIEQHFPELFEHPQRHAAWLRIVVERSARLMAQWQTVGFCHGVMNTDNFSVLGLTLDYGPYGFLDAFDAHHICNHTDEGGRYAYDRQPEVGHWNCSRLLQACLPLLHEVPEQAVEIAQAILDAFPPTYTEAVTRRWRAKLGLVAEESDDPELINRLLTIMHRSRADFTRSFRMLSELESATDAAPRLRDYVGDLEAFDAWLDDYRARLRREHSDDAQRRQNMNAVNPKYVLRNWMAQGAIEQAQQGDATEIDRLMRLLARPYDEQPDMERYFAEPPAWAQHIEVSCSS